A section of the Gasterosteus aculeatus chromosome 10, fGasAcu3.hap1.1, whole genome shotgun sequence genome encodes:
- the LOC120826607 gene encoding CMP-N-acetylneuraminate-beta-galactosamide-alpha-2,3-sialyltransferase 1 yields the protein MKTKARLLILFLSVSGVCVFWREVSQYVPPQEQRSCACDRCLFENDTLAIERLRKFPQPFLSSNYSLPEEDFKWWRVIQRGGGNISEYRQKMSRIFQLIPDNPPLEASIPGRCRTCAVVGNSRNLLKSHYGPFIDFQDYVIRINRGHSKGFESDVGNRTTHHVMYLESASQLDNTTRPVLFTFKMRDLPWITRVLSTQPSGKKFLFNKDLAMVVNPAFMRNIHQVWLQKKGAYASTGFMALALALHICDEVHVFGFGADSDGNWSHYWEKVPNKKIKTGGHPGNVEYEMIEELARHQVLKFYTGW from the exons TTTGGAGAGAAGTGTCACAATACGTTCCGCCTCAGGAACAAAGATCCTGTGCTTGTGACCGATGTCTATTTGAAAATGATACGTTGGCCATTGAGCGTTTGAGGAAGTTTCCACAACCATTTTTATCCAGCAACTACAGTCTGCCAGAAGAGGATTTCAAATGGTGGAGG GTCATACAGCGTGGAGGCGGTAACATCAGTGAATACAGACAAAAGATGTCAAGGATTTTTCAGCTGATCCCAGACAACCCTCCTCTTGAAGCATCCATCCCCGGCCGATGCAGGACTTGTGCTGTGGTGGGAAATTCACGTAATTTGTTAAAATCACATTACGGACCTTTCATAGATTTCCAGGACTACGTCATAAG AATCAACAGGGGTCATTCCAAAGGCTTTGAATCCGATGTCGGGAACAGAACAACTCATCATGTCATGTACCTGGAGAGTGCTTCTCAGTTAGATAACACCACTCGTCCGGTGCTGTTTACCTTTAAGATGAGGGATCTGCCATGGATTACGAGGGTCCTCAGCACACAACCTTCTGGAAA AAAATTCTTATTCAACAAGGATTTG GCGATGGTCGTTAACCCAGCTTTTATGAGGAATATTCATCAAGTGTGGCTGCAAAAGAAGGGCGCTTATGCCTCCACCGGCTTCATGGCTTTGGCTCTTGCCCTGCACATTTGTGACGAg GTCCATGTGTTTGGTTTTGGAGCAGACAGTGATGGAAACTGGAGTCATTACTGGGAAAAAGTccccaacaaaaaaataaaaactggagGACATCCTGGAAATGTTGAGTATGAAATGATCGAGGAGCTGGCAAGGCATCAAGTACTCAAATTCTATACAGGGTGGTAA
- the LOC120826610 gene encoding CMP-N-acetylneuraminate-beta-galactosamide-alpha-2,3-sialyltransferase 1, which yields MKPMVRLLLFLLSITAICVFWGEHTLYIAPQKQRFCACDRCLFENNTLAIEGLREFPQPLLSRNYNLPEEEYNWWRRLQPEGRSISDYRKTIERVFQLIPDNPPLEASSPGRCRTCAVVGNSRNLLKSHYGPLIDFQDYVIRINRGHSKGFEADVGNRTTHHVMYPESASQLDNTTHPVLFTFKIRDLEWITKVLSTQPSGRKSNFNKDLVMVLNPAFMRHIHQVWLHKKGDYPSTGFMALVFALHICDEVHVFGFGADSDGNWSHYWDKVPDQKVKTGPHPGKVEYEMIEELASHQILKFYTGW from the exons ATGAAACCAATGGTTcgccttctccttttccttctgagTATTACTGCCAtctgtgttttttggggagaaCACACACTATACATTGCGCCTCAGAAACAACGATTCTGTGCCTGTGACCGATGTCTATTTGAAAATAATACGTTGGCAATTGAGGGTTTGAGGGAGTTTCCACAACCACTTTTATCGAGGAACTACAATCTGCCAGAAGAGGAATACAACTGGTGGAGG CGCCTACAGCCTGAAGGACGTAGCATCAGTGACTACAGAAAAACCATTGAAAGGGTTTTTCAGCTGATCCCAGACAACCCTCCTCTTGAAGCATCCAGCCCCGGCCGCTGCAGGACTTGTGCTGTGGTGGGAAACTCTCGTAATTTGTTAAAATCACATTACGGACCTCTCATAGATTTCCAGGACTACGTCATAAG AATTAACAGGGGTCATTCCAAAGGCTTTGAAGCAGATGTTGGGAACAGAACAACTCATCATGTCATGTATCCAGAGAGTGCTTCTCAGTTAGATAACACGACTCATCCGGTCCtgttcacatttaaaataagagaTCTTGAATGGATTACGAAGGTTCTCAGCACACAACCTTCTGGAAG AAAATCAAACTTCAACAAAGATTTG GTGATGGTCCTTAACCCAGCTTTTATGAGGCATATTCATCAAGTCTGGCTGCACAAGAAAGGCGATTATCCCTCCACTGGCTTCATGGCTTTGGTTTTTGCCCTGCATATTTGTGACGAg GTCCATGTGTTTGGTTTTGGAGCAGACAGTGATGGAAACTGGAGTCATTACTGGGATAAAGTCCCCGACCAAAAAGTAAAAACTGGACCACATCCTGGAAAAGTAGAGTATGAAATGATCGAGGAGCTGGCAAGTCATCAAATACTCAAATTCTATACTGGGTGGTAA